In one Ictalurus furcatus strain D&B chromosome 28, Billie_1.0, whole genome shotgun sequence genomic region, the following are encoded:
- the h3f3c gene encoding H3 histone, family 3C encodes MARTKQTARKSTGGKAPRKQLATKAARKSAPSTGGVKKPHRYRPGTVALREIRRYQKSTELLIRKLPFQRLVREIAQDFKTDLRFQSAAIGALQEASEAYLVGLFEDTNLCAIHAKRVTIMPKDIQLARRIRGERA; translated from the exons ATGGCCCGTACCAAGCAGACCGCCCGCAAATCTACAGGAGGCAAAGCTCCTCGTAAGCAGCTGGCCACTAAAGCGGCCCGTAAGAGTGCGCCCTCTACTGGAGGAGTGAAGAAACCTCACCGTTACAG GCCCGGCACAGTGGCTCTGCGTGAGATCCGTCGGTACCAGAAGTCCACCGAGCTGCTGATCCGTAAGCTGCCCTTCCAGCGCCTGGTGAGAGAGATCGCTCAGGACTTCAAGACGGACCTGCGCTTCCAGAGCGCCGCCATCGGAGCCctgcag gagGCCAGCGAGGCGTACCTGGTGGGTCTTTTCGAGGACACCAACTTGTGTGCCATCCATGCCAAGCGCGTCACCATCATGCCCAAAGACATCCAGCTGGCACGTCGTATCCGCGGAGAGCGCGCCTAA
- the LOC128603246 gene encoding cysteine-rich motor neuron 1 protein: MYLKCLLICQLLAILLVKDSLALTCIPCYMRKCPVDLSCPGGTVMGVCGCCQDCARVKNENCGGPFNLFGICDQGLKCVKSEWDLFDSVGVCQEEFIEKLKRLRK, from the exons ATGTATCTGAAGTGTCTGCTGATCTGTCAGCTTCTGGCAATCCTGCTGGTGAAGGACAGCCTGGCGTTGACCTGCATCCCCTGCTACATGAGGAAATGCCCAGTAGATCTCAGCTGCCCTGGAGGGACGGTGATGGGGGTATGTGGCTGCTGCCAGGATTGCGCCAGGGTGAAGAATGAGAATTGCGGTGGTCCGTTCAACCTCTTTGGCATCTGTGACCAGGGCCTCAAATGTGTGAAGAGCGAATGGGACTTGTTCGACAGCGTGGGAGTGTGtcaag aAGAGTTTATCGAGAAGCTGAAGCGGCTGAGGAAATGA